The genomic window catttatatattaaaaagtttCAACTTGGAGTGTAAAtataacttattttaaaaatgaccGATCCAGGTCAGTGGTATAATCAGTTACCCCGCTTTACACGCTACTGGATAACATGCACGGTTGTGCTAAGTCTGCTGGCCCGTTTCGGCATATTGCCTATGAACTCGGTGTACTTAAGTCGCCATGCCGTATTGGGTCATTTGCAATTATGGAGATGTGTGACCGCATTATTTGTCTACCCACTAACATCAGCGACGGGATTTCATTTCCTCATTAATTGCTATTTCATCTCGCGTTATATAGCGCAGCTGGAAAAGGAGCAATTTGGTCGTAGTCCAGCGGATTATTTGTATATGCTACTATTAGTCGCATTTCTCGCCAATGTTGGTGGTTTGTTATTCAATGTgagtattttccaattttgaaatgttttagtaATTGtactgatttttatatataataggtATTTTTCCTGATGGATCTATTGGTGGTATCAACAACATACATTTGGTGCCAGTTGAATAAAGAAGTTATTGTGAACTTCTGGTTTGGCACACGTTTTAAAGCTATATACTTACCATGGGTGTTGGCGATCATGGAACTAGTATTCCAAGGGTAATAAAACCAcgtaattattataaaaatgcaatgaCTAATTGGTTTTCTCTCAGATCGATAGCGTCGCTAATTGGTATATTTATTGGGCACTTTTATTACTTCTTCAAATTCCAATATCCACAAGAACTTGGTGGCGGTGCGTTTTTGGAGACACCGAATTTGTTGTGAGTGTTGTTACTCTCCTCTATTGGAACTCTTCAAGACTTACGATTGATTTGTTTTCAGAAAACAATATGTGCCAGATGTGAGTGGTGGATTTAGTGGATTTGGCGAACCACCGGTGAGCCGCGCACCTCAGCGGCCAGCACCAGGCAATCCTTATTTCGGCAACACTTGGGGGCGCGGTAATCAGTTAGGTCGAAATTGAAGAGAAACTGAAACGAGGTAATGAAGTGGAATGTTTTACAGCGCAAACTTCTGAATAAATGAAAGATATTATGTTAAACAACGTTTAATTTAcacatttgtaaatttatttgcatttgcatacatacagagTACTATGGTAATGCCGTAATTTATCACTGCACTAATTTCTTCTAACATGAATGGTGAACTTAAAACAACGCATCATATAATGGCATATGTGGTTATGTATAAATTTAGTATAAATTTTTGGTATTCAATGTTCACACGAAGAATGTGATGGTAATAGCTTTGTAAatagtataataaaaacaacaaatctattataacaatttattaaatttaataagagaACAAATACTTAGTAACAAAATATGCAGGCAAGTGTATACAATATGGCATATTCATTTGATATCGCAAAGCAAAGCAACGCCACGTAATATCCAATGGTCTGGCGACTTCACTGATTGTAACCAAAGTGGTGTGATGTAGTTGAGATCGGTGCGATTGATTTTCTTATAAACTGGACactggaaaattaaaaagaaaaacgttaaacttataattcaaaaaaagtaaaaatttcaaattgaaactaaataaagtaaaaaaaaggttttttacaTTTGAATTATGCtacctttttttattgatttattcaaTATGCAGCTTTCGTTTACTTTTAGTCGTATGAATAATTCTAagcttaaataataataatattttaagtgcATACTTTAAATATACACCCACCGTATATAGTTTTGGATTTTTCGGCGCAACAGAATTTATAGCGTATATGTGCACAACTGGAAGTGCTACGTACAACACTTTGTTTGTCGCTTCAATTAATCTGGAAAGCTTGCGATCCCAGCCAGCGCCATCCACAAACAAGCCCTCGACAAAAACACCCTCTTTCGGTGGTTTCTTACACTCATCGGTGCTCACTTTCAGCACATCATTGTGCATGGTGACTTGATCCAAGGCCCAGCCCTGATGAGCTCGAGCTACTTCTTGTTTCATGGCAGTTAAGAAACCTTGTGGATTGAAGAACCCGGACATCCAGAATACTACTGGGCGACCCTGCATTtaagcataaattttaaatcaaatactAAAATGCTTCTATTTCAGCTTAGTGAACTTACAGTGAAACACCAACTGTTGAATTGTTGATTACGTTCCAGTAATTCGGTAAACCAGAAGCCCAAACTAGATGATACCCAACTTCCGCGCTTCCATATTTCAGGTACACGGGCATTGAAAATATTATCTAAAGCGTCCCGCAGTTGTTCGCTCATAATGATGGTTCCTTCAATGGCTAGCAATAGGTCCTTCAGTGTAGTTCGGACCAGGATGATGATCTGCACCATAAGAAATGTACATTTACCGTCTATGCTAAGTATATATAGCCGTCAAGACTCACCCGCTGCATGCGATCAATTTCTTGCcgcaaaaatatattcattgagCTGGTATGACCCATAAGACGCAGCCGTTCTCGAACCTCATATAAATCGTATGGTGGTGGCATTTTACTTTGCATGTCACGTGTTGAACGAGCTACACGATCTTCCCGGGTCTCACCAGTGCCACCACCGGATTCTAGAATAATAGAAAATACGTTCTTTTAAAGAAGTTTAGATTAGATATCGATGCatgatttattgtatttatatagatTTTATAGTGCACAAATATAATAATGTGGAGTATTACGAGTTGTTACTTTAACTGTCATACTTGAGTCGTCTAATGACACACAGTTGCTCAGAATTGTTTAATGTAACAATTAAATTGTTATGCTTTAACACTTTGAAGCTTTGTTCCCATGTTAGGCAAAGTCTATGCTCCAAATGATTGAATTCCAATACACTTAAGTGTTCCATACTGCGGCTTCCCGCAATTTCAAATAACTTTTCCCAACCGACTCAAATTATACTTTCAACTATTCCTCGCTtaagaatatacatatgtttatcaaATTAACCATCTAACGAATAACGATAACTAATCCCAGTTCGTGCGCCTTCAGTGAATTCGTGTACCTGTTGCCagctttcgttgttgttgttgtggaatCAGCAAAtatattccccatacatatacggagaatgctgctgaagtgacaatcgttggccggatataaacccGGATCGTTCCGGCTTCGTAAAattgactgtcgtgggaacgttccACTTTCATCGTGGAAGTTAGGCTTTTCAATTTGCTCACACGTACGACTTGTCAAATATCACAATTTGATAAGCTATTTCATCATCAATGAAACAACTGAAAATTCTCGTTTAGCTGGAAGTATTCAGCTTATCAAAGCCGAGTGAAAAATTGTGTACGAGCGAGCTGAGGGTAATTTGCAAAACTGCGACTGCTTCGGTAAAAAAGTGGCTAGTGTGTTGCAATTCGCAAAAAGACAAAATTGACTTAAAACTAGTTGGTGTAAACCTTAAGAAATACATGTAGCTGGTCACAGTTCTTCAATACAAAAGCAAAGTTGTTCTActaaattattaaaggtttatttGCTCAGACGCACTGatacaatttattgaaaatagaacattttattgaaatgggCAACTTCAAATTATTCTAGCAACTGCCGTTGTGAATGGGATTGTAACAAGTTTATCATTTCGAGTATTCCTGTACTcgtataatatttttctaaaatttacgAAACTATTTCCAGGAGCAGTCTAGGTACCATCCATGATAATTATTCATTATTTCATAATTCTCAGTGCTTCCAGGTTGGATTTAACTATTtcttcaattcaaatatttctttaattaaataattaaactaTAAATATTACTTTTGGTTAAGGAAACTATCTCCATTTGAGATATTAAACACCTTTGTGACAGTTCATAGTTAGTCTATGAAATATTATACTTCGACTACATTTTAAGTATTTTCTGCTCAGCACAGAAGAAGGGTGATTCTGCAATTTGTGTCAACTATCGCGCAGTGTATT from Anastrepha ludens isolate Willacy chromosome 5, idAnaLude1.1, whole genome shotgun sequence includes these protein-coding regions:
- the LOC128862930 gene encoding derlin-1, encoding MTDPGQWYNQLPRFTRYWITCTVVLSLLARFGILPMNSVYLSRHAVLGHLQLWRCVTALFVYPLTSATGFHFLINCYFISRYIAQLEKEQFGRSPADYLYMLLLVAFLANVGGLLFNVFFLMDLLVVSTTYIWCQLNKEVIVNFWFGTRFKAIYLPWVLAIMELVFQGSIASLIGIFIGHFYYFFKFQYPQELGGGAFLETPNLLKQYVPDVSGGFSGFGEPPVSRAPQRPAPGNPYFGNTWGRGNQLGRN